DNA sequence from the Trypanosoma brucei gambiense DAL972 chromosome 9, complete sequence genome:
CCGAAAGAAGCTGACAGTAACTTCAAATATAAGATATCTTCTTAGGGGTGTCTCTCCCTGTCTTACTTTCTCCCTGTTTATAGGTTTTCATCCGTTAGGTGGTTGGTTAGAGTGAAATACACGTATTTCCTGTGGACGACGCCTGGCCGTTGGTGCCGTTCCAGTTTGGATGTGGATGCATACGAGTACTTCCGCTCGCCCGTACATATTTTTCTAGTAATAACCGAATGACTATGCTCCGCCAATCTGTCGTTGTCGGATTGATCCTGTTACCTCCCGCGAAGTAGCGGATTGTGGGGagcaaacagaagaaacaggCACCGATGTTGTGCATGACGATGATTTGTGATGAGCGCCACTGACCGTTTGTTTCTCCGCAAAAACGACGAATACGATATCGTTTTGTTGGAATCGAAATCTGCTTTTGGGGACGTGGATACCAGAGATCTGACGTTGACAAACCTTACCAGTGGTAGGAGAGTGTCTAAACTATCGGTAAACAGATAAAAGCCAGACATCATGCtgcatgcaaaaaaaaaaaatccctacGTAGTCACTAGAGCGGCACGGGATCCGTTTTATATCTCCTTTTAATACTTTTGACGTAAAATGAGACACCTTTCCCTTAACTCGATGAGGGGAAGCTTATtgcgaaagaggaagaaaacttTGAGACTCTAATAACACAGAAAATTCAACACTTAATGAGTATCTGAGGGACGAGTAATAGTCgaaaaaagatttttttgctttgctttattCACATGATTcccccctcaaaaaaaaaataatacctTATTCAGGGACTTGGTACTTGCTTGCAATTTAATTTaagtattttgtttgttcttagCGACTTATCCCGTAAGGGAAGACGCTACTTCAAGTTGGGTGCTCCACACGAATTCCGAAACGCTAACACAGTGTCGGCAAACTGCGGCAGTTTGTGCATTTCgttggaagagaggaaattcGTCAAAGTTTTAACACCTTGATTGTGCGCGTGAAAGAGTCGTTGCGAGGGGGAAAATACGGtatccccacacacacaccaaaaaacagtaaggaaaaaaaaaagaaacatcccATAAaacattctttttctctttcttacAACTCAAAGTAGACACAGAATATTTGTCAAAGACATATTCAAACAAGCTAGCATACGATTTCTGCTCTGGAGGGATTGTTACAGTTGTGCGGCGAAGGAGGGACAACGCCGTAGACTGAACTGTTGGCGGAAATGCACCGTTGGATTATTTGGGGTTGAAGAGGGCTCTACCGAAGTGTGACGGAGGAAAAAAGCTCACTCTGTTTCACACAGTTGTCGGGGAGCGTGCCCTGACGACGTCACACGGCGGGGGCAGAGACGGCGGAGgaatttgctgctgcttaCTCATGGAAGGTGTGGCATGCATATGCTCGATAAGGGAGCTGTGCGAATAGCGGTAGGTCACAGCGCCTGCAGTTACAATTCGGGAGATTCCACAATACTTCTGCGTGGGCCGAACTGAAGATATTTTCTGACGACGCCGGTCACAAACGTGGCGTCACAGTTCCGCGCCGGTGATGTGTGTGGGGCGCTGCGAACCAGCATATGGTTTAGTCTATGAAACTGGATGGGCGGACAGCCGTCGAGCAccggggggaaggggggagggcGCTGCAGATTCATTAGTTCTCGGGTCGGCGAGTATCCATGTGCCCCGTTGTTGTCGACGGTGAAAGGTACCgccaaaaggaaagaatggTAATGTTTGAGGATTTGTAAGCTGAGGTTTGCACTTTGCATTTCAGGCACTGCAGTGGTACTCGCGGGTTGATATGTCGCGGCATTCATCCACTATGCCAGGAGGAAGCGATACGGAGGCTAGACAACTCCGTTTCTTATTCGGGTGTTTTTCCTCTGATATTAATATTGATTCATGTGTGCTACAGTATCCGGAATCCTTGGGTCAGGAATCTGCAGCGTTTCAGTATCCCCTGTTGGTATAGATTCAGACGCTTCAGTCCATTACATTCCATTCCACCTCAGTAACTAAATGCAAACTTCATCCTGGTACACACTTTCTCCCCtgtacttgtgtgagaagcGCCCATAGCTTATTTGGTTGTTGGTCTGCTACGGTGAGATGGGTCTACTTCCGATGCCATGAATGGAAACAGTGAGTCGGTGATTATCAAGAGTGTAGTCGATAAAGTTGCATACGCTGGGAGAGCATACAGTGTCATTTACACATTAATTTCTAGTGCCATGGATTCTGTTGCCACTGCGTACTAATGGGGCTGCACGTGCCTACTCGACGACTATcagtttattatttttgcatATTGTCGTAACGGCCCCATATTTTCCTAACAATAGAAATCTCTTGGTCCATCATCCGTGGTACATGCGTGGGGTCATAAATTTGGTGAATGTCAGTGTCTGCATCTTTCGCGCATACAGTGGCTCCTAAATCCGCTCCACGGTCGGTATTCCACAGTGAGTGTATGAACGCGCTACCGCCTGCATAGTTGCAGGCTGTCCGGCGTCGGTAGCGGCTGGCAACGCTGAGATATTCTACTTGCGCAATTGTTACTCTAGCCCAAACGTGGGCGCAGGGTATCACAATCACAGATGCGAGTGCTTCACAGAGCGGACCGGTGGTCTTTTCCTGTGGAACGTGGTTAAACTCCATTGATAACCCAGTGTTAGAACTTTTATGGGGCTCTTTACATGAGGGGACAgaagtgtttgtttttttttttttttgtgcggcCGATCATGGTACTATGCGTTCCTGAAAATCGGAAAATGCATAACGGTGTGTCGGACAGACGCAACTATTCCCCGTGGAATATGGTATCCTTGGCGGAAAGCCCAAAACGGTTTTCTTCCAGAAATCGCTGCTGCTTGTTGATACCCCCTTAACATTAGAGAATATGGAAATCATATGAAGATGTTCTTCTGATGGACGTGGTGAGGTTGTGAAAGAGCGGTAAAACTTGTGTGGAAGTCTCAAAGCGAACGTgaatgcagcaaaagaagtGGTGCGATTCACCACTCTTAGCCTTTGTGCAGGATGACGCATATCTTCCTGCTTCCTAGCTGTGCAACTCATGGAAGTCCTTTCCTCAGTGTGGAAGCTTATATACCTCTTGTGACAAGtcataaaaaaatttaaagtgAATCCTCAACAAcaattaagaaaaaataaagcattTATTTACACGGAGTGATTTGAAGACCAGTATCATGCACACTGTGTGTCGTCGAGGGTAAATAACCAATTTAAAAGATTCGCGCCGCGTTCGGTTTCCTCGTAACATTTATGACCCCCCAGCACGTAATGACATTTCTCAGGAACGGGGCTCATTACGTCCCTTCCAGCTTTATAAGTAACTACGTTTCATTACCGATAACATTATCCCAAGGGGAGAGCCACCAACAATAAGAGCTTATCCACACAAAAAGTGAACAAAGATTACCTACGCAACACCGTGTCCCATGGGCTGTTAACAAGCCCTGTTTTCCACCACCATCATGCACAAAGGGCATCATTCACTATCATCCCTAACTTACCTAGGGTAGGAGCGCTCCATCGGTATTCCTCCGCCCACCTCGATACAGCGTAAATTCACTACCCCCTCAAACCAAACTTCTGCAACAACATACTCTACATTTCTCCTACAACCTCATGATTAGATTCATGTATTTGcacgttaaaaaaaaaaaaattagaacagtttctgtactatattggtatgagaagctcccagtagGAATTATCCGTACTTGGGGTCAATTTTcgggaagagaaagaagtaagAAATCGCTGCATTTATGATATCGataggaaaggaaggaaaacctcaaaaccaaaaaaagtcTTGTTTTGGGGGTTCGAACCCGGACCtccaaaacacaaacacaattaGGAGAGGAGTGTTGCCAGTTGGGCTATTTCGACAAATCGGaggaaaaattgaaaattTATGCTCAGATGAAATATACCAAATCGTACACAtcgaagagaaaaaacatagGTGTACAAACGGTGCAAACGTAGAAAAAAGTAGCGGAATTGATAGATCTCAGGTAAATAAATCCATTACAGAAATCAGCTGATGAGTTTCTTTCTTGGGACAGAATAATCGGAAGGTTGGATGTCAAAAGTTCCCcgaaaatggaaattttgaaaaaattaaccgtggtcaaaacgacatgacgaccacaaaaaattgtcgctacgCAGACTTTcgtagcgcatttgaaagggctcgaccagcccaatgcatgagtaacaacggttactgcgacaaagaggtcacaaaaaaattaggtgctgCCGAACCtaaaattttttcaaaaaatgaaattttgaaaaattaaCCGTGGTCCAAACGACatgacgaccacaaaaaatgtCGCTACGCAGATTccgtagcgcatttgaaggggctcgaccagcccaatgCTGAATAAAAACGGTACTGGGAcaaaaagtcaaaaaaaataagtgctGTCGAactaaatttttttaaaaagggaaattttgaaaaaatttcCGGGGTAAAAGGAATAGCGGCCCAAAAAATTTTTGGTTACGCAGATTTTTGAGCGCCATTTGAAAGGGTTGGCCCAGCCCATGCCTGGTTAACACGGGTTATTGGGAAAAGGGGTtccaaaaaaattaggtgctgtcgaacctaaaattttttcaaaaaatggaaattttgaaaaaattaaccgtggtcaaaacgacatgacgaccacaaaaaattgtcgctacgCAGACTTTcgtagcgcatttgaaagggctcgaccagcccaatgcatgagtaacaacggttactgcgacaaagaggtcataaaaaaattaggggcggttggaaaagaaaaatgctcaaaaaataaggaaaaagagcaaaTTTCGCAGGCCGACAAAAACGAGACAAATGGTTTCTACGCAGACTTCCGTAGCGCATTTACACGGAATGAACGAGTAGAATTAGGCAATAACAACGGTTATTGTCATAACGAAGCGACAAGAAATatagagagggggaaaaagccgaaaacatcaaaaatTGATGAAAAAAGGCAAATTTCCAACATTGCAGCTGGTCGAAAAAGTGATCACTACGAATATCCGAGTAGTGCATTTTCACGAATTTCAATAGACCATTGCAATGCTCAAATAAAAATTGGTCGCAAAAAAATGGTTAGAAACTTGAGGTCATCTGAACCTCAAAAAATTTCAAGGTTCCCAAGGCACcatggggaaggaaaaaaggtgtCTCCTCCGGCTTTGAACCTGCAGTGGCCAGGACAGAAGCAGGTAGCGTCGGCAGTTGCACCACAAATTAGAAAAAGCGCGGCAccgaaaaagaacaacacaaacatCCACCGGAACTGTAGGAAACACCTTAGGAAAGAAGGTGATTGGTGGATAGTAGAGGGCGGGCAAAGCCACAAGAAAGCCGCCCATTCCCCTCTCAAAACGAAACAGGTAAATAAGGAGGGGAACCGGAAGAAGTACGGCAGACCACCGCGTGAGGTAGAAGGGAAATGGCTTACCTCCCTCATTGCGGCAACGACTGAGGCCGTATTACGCCAactggggaagggaaaatccCCAACAGCCCACACGAAGTCGAACCAGAGTAGAGTCCCGCTGCAGCACTCTGAGAAAACGGCTAAGGGCATCAAACACGCGACGCcccaaccaaaaaagaaagcacatGAGCAGCGGAAAGAGCTCCCCCGTCGGCCCCCAAACAAGAGGAGCCACGGCGCTAACAAAGGGCAGGGAGCGCCAGTAAGAGCCCCTGCGAAGACacaagggaagggggaagaacAACCCCACACAATGCGAACATGGGCACAGGTGGCAGCaccgaagaaacaaaaggtgaCAAGTAAACCACCCATGGCtcaaaaaaaaggcacagggggaaaagaaaggggcaGCGGCCAACCCCTTCCACTGGGAGCTACAGGTGGAGCAGCTTCTCAAGGATGCGGAACAGATACGCGAAAGCATGTACATTCGCTTTCTCCACGTTCGGCAGAGTTGGTGGAGCACATGCTTCAAGGCCCACATGGAGTTCCACTGCCCAGTGTGCGGTTTCGCGCACCCGGAAGAAACCATAACAGTAACACACTGCAGGCAGCAACACCCCCAGGAGGGCCGCCTGATTCCCTACACCCTGACAACAACAGGGAATCAGGTGCAGTTCGCAGGTCCCTCCTGCTCACTTTCGGCGGTGGTGGCTATCCTCTCACAtatggaggaagagaaaaatttCCACCCTATTATCCGCCGAAGCTACCAGTCCCCGAGCAAGGAGACTACCCAAACGCTCGTTCAGGCATTGGGGCTGGAGCTCCCCACAGCCCCCATCACTGCGATAGAAGCGCTGGCCCACCATGACCAGATGATCCGGCAGCTGTTGGAGGCACCCGCAACGACGGCACGACAATGCGGGCATTGTGGGGTAAATGAGCTAATGGAAGGGCCTTCCAACCCCGGGGAAAATTTGGGGATAATCTCCGTAAACCCCAACACATGCGAGTCGATCGAGCTGACGAATCAGATCCTCGCGAAGACATATACGACCTCCTGGACAGATATGGAGGTCGTATGCACGGGGGAACGGAAGAATATGGCCCACCGGCCTACCCCGACGTTGATCACCCACTCCAAGACGTTCGGGGAAATGGTGGTCATCGATATCGGAACGTGGGGGAACGAAGCGGTGGGTTTGAAACGCATCCTCCACGAGATCCTGTTACCCCACGGGAACGGCACGGCAACATACAAACTCGTGGGCGCCGTGATCGCACCAACACCGTTCCACGTGGTAGCGGCAATACCCCAACAGACCAGGAAACGTCGCTGGGATATCCTGGATGGTATGGTCCGCCGCACCGTGAGCCAGAGCACTGTCGACCCAAAAACTGTGGTCATGTGCGTGTACCgtcgtgaagaagaagaaacatacGACGTACTAGACGAGGAGGAGCAAGACGACGACCTCCTCGGTATCCCCAACCCCACGCCACGGCGATTGATGATATCACAAGCCGGTCCACAGCAAAACTCATGGGTGGACACACGGGGGAGGAGGGCATACGGCTCACAGGAGGAACAGGATGAGAGGACATCGACAGATCAGGTGAGTATTTTCTCCCACGACGAAACACGGGAGTTATCATCACCACTGGAGTGTCCTATCGTAGGATGCACCGCGAGTTTCGTGGGCCCACGCAGATGGGAGAAGGCCAAATCCCATATATACGGGGTCCACTCGCTGGAAGAGGTCCGCGAAATCCCGGGGGGGGGAGCTTATATGTAAGGGAATAGTAAGATGCGAGACTTGTGCCACGCTCCTCCCTACGTCGGACAGAGCGAAACAGGCACACGCCGACGATTGCAGACCCTATCTCCCgcggaaagaaaacatcCGCCGAAAACGGGCCGCTGAAAGAGAAGCGACAGAGGCGAGCGCACAGCAAGGAATAGCGCTACGCCTCGAGCGGCAGGGCCCGTACATAACTCCCCGCGACATAGAGGAGCCCACCAACACGACGACGGAAAGTTGGTGGAGGGAGAAGGTAGCTACGAAACGCTACCTTCACAGAAAGGAGTGGCCGCAGTGGCTTGACATCTGCCGCACGGTCCTCCTCGGATACTCCGCGTCATCACAAGGCGAGCGGCACCAACGCCAAGTGATGCTC
Encoded proteins:
- a CDS encoding SLACS retrotransposable element (part), putative, with product HGLLGKGVPKKLGAVEPKIFSKNGNFEKINRGQNDMTTTKNCRYADFRSAFERARPAQCMSNNGYCDKEVIKKLGAVGKEKCSKNKEKEQISQADKNETNGFYADFRSAFTRNERVELGNNNGYCHNEATRNIERGKKPKTSKIDEKRQISNIAAGRKSDHYEYPSSAFSRISIDHCNAQIKIGRKKMVRNLRSSEPQKISRFPRHHGEGKKVSPPALNLQWPGQKQVASAVAPQIRKSAAPKKNNTNIHRNCRKHLRKEGDWWIVEGGQSHKKAAHSPLKTKQVNKEGNRKKYGRPPREVEGKWLTSLIAATTEAVLRQLGKGKSPTAHTKSNQSRVPLQHSEKTAKGIKHATPQPKKKAHEQRKELPRRPPNKRSHGANKGQGAPVRAPAKTQGKGEEQPHTMRTWAQVAAPKKQKVTSKPPMAQKKGTGGKERGSGQPLPLGATGGAASQGCGTDTRKHVHSLSPRSAELVEHMLQGPHGVPLPSVRFRAPGRNHNSNTLQAATPPGGPPDSLHPDNNRESGAVRRSLLLTFGGGGYPLTYGGREKFPPYYPPKLPVPEQGDYPNARSGIGAGAPHSPHHCDRSAGPP